The following are encoded together in the Aerococcus mictus genome:
- a CDS encoding Stp1/IreP family PP2C-type Ser/Thr phosphatase, with protein MEVSQLTDTGQIRSSNQDQVGVFYNQAEQALLLLCDGMGGHNAGDVASEMALYAVGHAWEESPKTDTEAVQTWLEDNIVSANDRVLQASEKYNDLSGMGTTIVGIAIIEGKGIVAHVGDSRAYCYDGEILKPLTRDHSFVQELLDMNMITPSEAQNHPQKNIVTQTVGVSEDIKVDISVFALEAQTMLLLCSDGLTDMLTDDDIGQIIASDEDVNQAAQALIAAANQAGGRDNISVVLARIEGGDVS; from the coding sequence ATGGAAGTTAGTCAGTTGACCGATACTGGTCAAATTAGAAGCTCAAATCAAGACCAAGTAGGGGTTTTTTATAATCAAGCCGAGCAGGCCCTACTCCTGCTCTGTGACGGTATGGGCGGTCATAATGCTGGGGATGTAGCCAGTGAAATGGCCCTCTATGCAGTTGGCCATGCCTGGGAGGAGTCTCCTAAGACCGATACGGAAGCGGTTCAAACTTGGTTAGAAGATAATATTGTTTCTGCTAATGACCGGGTTTTACAAGCTTCAGAAAAATATAATGATTTGTCAGGCATGGGAACCACTATTGTGGGGATTGCGATTATTGAAGGCAAGGGGATTGTAGCCCATGTGGGCGATAGTCGGGCTTATTGCTACGATGGTGAGATCTTGAAGCCTTTGACTCGCGACCATTCCTTTGTCCAAGAACTCTTAGATATGAACATGATTACTCCATCTGAAGCCCAAAACCACCCGCAAAAGAATATTGTGACTCAGACGGTGGGGGTAAGCGAAGATATCAAGGTGGATATTTCGGTGTTTGCCTTAGAGGCTCAGACCATGCTCTTACTCTGTTCAGATGGCTTAACCGATATGCTGACTGATGACGATATCGGTCAGATTATCGCTAGCGATGAAGATGTTAATCAGGCGGCTCAGGCCTTAATCGCTGCAGCTAACCAAGCTGGAGGCCGGGATAATATTTCGGTGGTCCTCGCCAGGATTGAGGGAGGGGATGTGTCATGA
- the rsgA gene encoding ribosome small subunit-dependent GTPase A, whose amino-acid sequence MTNRQTEKQGQIVKVLSGFYYIEDQDSRKIYQTRARGLFRKEQLTPLVGDYVSFQADNPHEGVLTAVKERKNELDRPPVANIDLAFVVASVTQPQIPSKLIDRMLVYSESQRIQPALYFSKLDLFDEAEREELQPLLANYQSLGYQVLTNLDLSQADEDLLTELFHGKTIAAMGQSGVGKTTLLNHLLPDLHKETAAISKGMGRGKHTTRHVELHDVYGGKLVDTPGFSSLSLDSIEKEDLGDYFPEMRERSDSCKFRECSHTHEPHCAIKAALAAGEISQSRYDHYVEFLQEIINKKPDYQQKNRRKKK is encoded by the coding sequence ATGACTAATAGACAAACAGAAAAACAGGGCCAGATCGTTAAGGTCTTGAGTGGCTTTTACTATATTGAAGACCAAGATAGTCGGAAGATCTACCAAACCCGGGCGCGCGGCCTCTTTCGTAAGGAACAGCTGACCCCCTTAGTGGGTGACTATGTCAGTTTTCAAGCAGATAATCCCCATGAAGGGGTCTTAACTGCCGTGAAAGAGCGCAAAAACGAGCTTGACCGGCCACCGGTGGCTAATATTGACTTAGCCTTTGTCGTTGCTTCCGTGACCCAACCACAAATCCCTAGCAAGTTGATTGACCGCATGTTGGTCTATAGTGAAAGCCAAAGGATCCAACCAGCGCTTTACTTTTCTAAGTTAGATTTATTTGATGAAGCAGAACGTGAAGAGTTGCAGCCGCTATTGGCCAATTACCAGTCCCTGGGCTACCAGGTTTTAACGAATTTAGACCTATCTCAAGCAGACGAAGATTTGCTGACTGAACTTTTTCATGGGAAAACCATCGCCGCTATGGGACAGTCAGGGGTTGGTAAGACCACCTTGTTAAACCATCTCCTGCCTGACCTCCATAAGGAAACGGCTGCTATTTCTAAGGGCATGGGCCGGGGCAAGCATACCACCCGCCATGTCGAATTGCATGATGTCTATGGGGGTAAGCTAGTCGACACGCCTGGCTTTTCTAGTTTAAGTTTAGATAGCATTGAAAAGGAAGACTTGGGAGACTACTTCCCTGAAATGAGAGAGCGGAGTGACTCCTGTAAGTTCCGGGAGTGCTCCCATACCCATGAACCTCACTGCGCCATTAAAGCAGCCCTAGCGGCAGGCGAGATTAGTCAAAGTCGTTATGACCATTATGTGGAATTTTTGCAGGAAATTATTAATAAAAAACCCGATTACCAACAGAAAAATAGGAGGAAGAAAAAATGA
- the rpoZ gene encoding DNA-directed RNA polymerase subunit omega, translating to MIIYPSIDSLLKQVNSKYSLCTIAAKRAHELQENQNPMLTDYHSPKYVGQALEEINSGDLGIDPDSLAKDESLN from the coding sequence ATGATTATTTATCCATCGATTGATTCTTTGTTAAAGCAAGTAAATTCTAAATATTCTCTGTGTACCATTGCCGCTAAACGGGCCCACGAACTTCAAGAAAACCAAAATCCGATGTTAACAGACTATCATTCTCCTAAGTATGTTGGCCAAGCCTTAGAAGAGATTAATTCCGGTGACTTAGGCATTGATCCAGATTCTTTAGCTAAGGACGAAAGCCTTAACTAA
- the priA gene encoding primosomal protein N', translating to MVTEKTRAPRFARVIVDVPTMQTDHPYDYYIPDRYQDLIQVGMRVQVPFGVRQVLAYVVELTATSEFEGELKEITSLLDDQAVLTPEMLNLGRDMAEHLFSYVVTCYQTMLPRLLKVDYHKYFVPSETLTYQHRQSYFEDQEEVSWEVAEEAGQLKDLLALKEAGEVSLDYRVADRKHYKTEKWIQPLMDAEQLEQERDQLRKTAKKQILLCEVLMELEGRRVSVKWLRENYDLSLQTIRRGQDFGWLKLFEVEVNRDPYADRYQERTQDKPLTDDQSQVYQEVKQAISDQVNDTYLLQGVTGSGKTEVYLQLIRQALDQGQNAILLVPEIALTPQMVAQLKGRFGDLVAVLHSQLSVGEHFDEWRKMRRGDARVVVGARSSIFAPIDNIGIIIIDEEHETTYKQEEAPRYHARDVAKWRASYHSCPLLLGSATPALESRARAQNGVYHLLSLPGRINGKALPAVDLIDMREEFKHKNYYQFSRSLKEAIDQTLSQGQQVALMLNRRGYANYVMCRDCGYVFQCQNCDVSLTYHYSDRSLQCHYCGYSRPYPQVCPLCQGQHLRPFGSGTEKVEEEIYQLFPGKHLVRMDNDTTRKKGAHERLLAKVASGEADILLGTQMIAKGLDFPNITLVGVINADTSLYLPDFRASERTFQLLTQVSGRAGRGDLEGRVMIQTFNPDHYALQLAKHHDYDRFYQKEMTYRKLNHYSPYFYTIRLSISHFNEKDALKAALTLATLLRERSQGSKDYVIGPSQNAISRIKNRYYYQILYQYRNQAHIQPLFQEIRDLAQDWSKKKLYVSIDVEPLSFL from the coding sequence ATGGTCACAGAAAAGACAAGAGCCCCCCGTTTTGCCCGGGTCATTGTTGATGTTCCTACCATGCAGACTGACCATCCCTATGATTATTATATTCCCGACCGCTATCAGGACTTGATTCAGGTGGGGATGCGCGTCCAAGTTCCCTTTGGTGTCCGCCAGGTACTGGCCTATGTGGTGGAATTAACCGCGACCAGTGAATTTGAAGGTGAACTTAAAGAAATCACTAGCCTGCTTGATGACCAAGCGGTTTTAACTCCGGAAATGTTGAATCTGGGTCGAGATATGGCCGAGCATTTGTTTTCTTATGTGGTGACTTGTTACCAAACCATGCTGCCCCGCTTGTTAAAGGTGGACTACCATAAGTACTTCGTCCCTAGTGAGACATTGACTTACCAACACCGGCAAAGCTACTTTGAAGACCAGGAAGAAGTCTCCTGGGAGGTGGCAGAAGAAGCCGGGCAGTTAAAAGACTTGCTAGCTTTAAAAGAGGCAGGCGAGGTCAGCCTTGACTACCGGGTTGCTGACCGCAAACATTATAAAACTGAAAAATGGATCCAACCCTTGATGGATGCAGAACAATTAGAACAGGAGCGCGACCAACTTAGAAAAACCGCTAAAAAGCAGATCTTACTCTGTGAAGTGCTCATGGAACTTGAAGGCCGGCGGGTGAGCGTCAAATGGTTGCGGGAGAATTATGATCTCTCCTTACAAACTATCCGCCGTGGGCAAGATTTCGGTTGGTTAAAGTTATTTGAAGTCGAAGTCAACCGTGATCCCTATGCCGACCGCTATCAAGAGCGAACCCAAGATAAGCCCTTAACCGATGACCAAAGTCAGGTTTACCAAGAAGTCAAACAGGCGATCAGTGACCAAGTTAATGACACCTATCTCTTGCAAGGAGTGACGGGTAGTGGGAAGACAGAAGTTTACCTGCAATTAATCCGCCAAGCCCTCGATCAAGGGCAAAATGCCATTTTATTGGTACCAGAAATTGCCTTGACTCCACAAATGGTGGCCCAGTTGAAGGGGCGCTTTGGAGATTTGGTCGCTGTTCTTCACAGTCAATTAAGCGTTGGCGAGCATTTTGATGAATGGCGGAAGATGCGCAGAGGAGATGCTCGGGTAGTCGTGGGTGCTCGGTCATCGATCTTTGCCCCCATTGATAATATTGGCATCATCATTATTGATGAGGAACATGAGACCACTTATAAACAAGAGGAAGCCCCGCGCTACCATGCCCGGGATGTGGCCAAGTGGCGGGCGTCTTATCATTCCTGTCCCTTACTCTTAGGGTCAGCAACACCCGCCTTAGAAAGCCGGGCCCGGGCCCAAAATGGGGTCTACCACTTGCTTAGTCTCCCTGGACGGATTAACGGTAAGGCTTTACCAGCTGTTGACTTGATCGATATGCGGGAAGAGTTTAAGCATAAAAATTACTACCAATTCTCCCGCTCACTCAAAGAAGCCATCGATCAAACCTTAAGCCAGGGCCAACAAGTGGCCCTCATGCTTAATCGGCGGGGCTATGCTAATTATGTCATGTGTCGGGATTGTGGCTATGTTTTTCAATGTCAAAATTGTGATGTTTCCCTAACCTATCATTATAGTGATCGCAGTTTACAGTGCCATTATTGTGGCTATAGCCGGCCCTATCCCCAAGTCTGCCCCCTCTGCCAAGGCCAACACTTACGTCCCTTTGGCAGCGGCACGGAAAAGGTTGAAGAAGAGATTTACCAACTCTTTCCTGGCAAGCACTTGGTCAGGATGGATAATGATACCACCCGTAAAAAGGGCGCCCATGAGCGTTTGTTAGCCAAAGTGGCAAGTGGCGAGGCGGATATTTTGCTGGGAACGCAAATGATTGCTAAGGGGCTAGATTTCCCTAATATTACCCTAGTGGGAGTGATCAATGCGGATACCTCCCTCTACCTGCCTGATTTCCGGGCTTCAGAGCGGACCTTTCAGCTCTTAACCCAGGTGAGTGGCCGAGCCGGTCGGGGTGACTTGGAAGGGCGGGTCATGATTCAAACCTTTAATCCAGACCACTATGCCCTACAACTCGCTAAGCACCACGATTATGACCGCTTCTACCAAAAGGAAATGACCTACCGTAAACTCAATCATTATTCCCCTTATTTCTATACCATCAGGTTATCTATCTCACACTTTAATGAAAAAGATGCCCTAAAAGCGGCCTTAACCTTGGCTACTTTACTGCGTGAACGCAGCCAGGGCAGTAAAGACTATGTCATTGGCCCCAGTCAAAATGCCATTTCTCGGATTAAAAACCGTTATTATTATCAAATTTTGTACCAGTACCGCAATCAAGCACACATTCAGCCCCTATTCCAAGAAATCCGTGACTTGGCTCAAGACTGGAGTAAAAAGAAACTCTATGTCTCTATTGATGTCGAGCCTTTATCTTTCTTATAG
- the gmk gene encoding guanylate kinase, whose product MKSKGLLVVLSGPSGVGKGTVRKALFETDQEKNQFFYSVSATTRQPREGEVDGKDYFFVSREEFEKMIEDEKLLEYAEYVGNFYGTPLDYIDKMTNAGKDVFLEIEVQGALQVKRRMPDGVFIFLAPPNLRELESRIVNRGTDSPEVIAERMDKARTELQLMTQYDYVVENDDVDLAVKRIQTIIKAEHLKVDRFIDDIVENYLGEGD is encoded by the coding sequence ATGAAATCGAAAGGATTATTGGTTGTGCTTTCAGGACCCTCTGGGGTAGGTAAAGGGACGGTCCGCAAAGCATTATTTGAGACTGATCAAGAAAAAAATCAATTTTTCTATTCCGTTTCAGCAACTACACGTCAACCACGTGAAGGGGAAGTAGACGGAAAGGATTATTTTTTCGTATCGCGAGAAGAGTTCGAGAAAATGATCGAAGATGAAAAGTTGTTAGAATATGCGGAATATGTAGGAAATTTTTACGGGACACCCCTGGATTACATTGATAAAATGACAAATGCAGGAAAGGATGTCTTCTTAGAAATTGAAGTACAGGGTGCCTTGCAGGTAAAACGGCGGATGCCTGATGGGGTTTTCATTTTTCTGGCGCCACCAAACTTAAGAGAATTGGAATCACGCATCGTTAACCGGGGAACGGACAGTCCAGAAGTGATTGCGGAACGGATGGACAAGGCGCGCACCGAGTTGCAATTAATGACCCAATATGACTATGTGGTGGAAAATGATGATGTGGATCTAGCGGTAAAACGGATCCAAACCATCATTAAGGCAGAACATTTGAAAGTTGACCGTTTTATTGACGATATTGTTGAGAATTATCTAGGAGAGGGAGATTAA
- the pknB gene encoding Stk1 family PASTA domain-containing Ser/Thr kinase: protein MKQGQVIGNRYEIIRHLGSGGMATVYLAYDPILEREVAIKFLRIGTSDMDDATRRFKREAMSISEVNHPNIVNIYDVGDDDDGHYIVMEYIEGIDLKQFIRENHPISKETYQGIMMQILAGVECAHRKGIIHRDLKPQNIMIKPDGQVKIMDFGIALVSTETSITQTNTIIGSVHYLSPEQARGSMASYQSDIYSLGIVSFEMLTGQVPFDGESAVSIAIQHFQESLPDINQFRSDIPQAMQNVIMKATAKEANERYQTCEQMRQDLATCLDPSRANEAPFTPSLMKNETIVMAKDAIEKQITDETKVTPQAKPESKETAQATKAMPLGAGLASQKAEAQSEPKVKAAPPKTSSRSKRKWPWFIGGLLAILLLLGVFVFGQGQSQPVPDLTNMTEDQARNSLVNNSFSLGESHQEYSDQVESGRVIRTDPSSGRKVKADQPIDLYISQGKEPIEIPNYQGQTLEQAKKDAEKKGFSVSSEEVYSEEVEKGKVISQNPAPGASVVASETNLHLVVSLGKEPLTMANLQGLNQAGVQQYAQSVGLNVSFNEANSDSVAKGLVVSQSIAPGANFNRGANLTVTLSLGPEEEPTHSFRHTITIPYKGKRSRGDSDGESTSQRQAANEIEIYIDDLNHSYNEVADHFTITDDKSYTLSFETEPNKTARFKVVRDGKTILENRVKPGDD from the coding sequence ATGAAACAAGGTCAAGTGATTGGTAATCGTTATGAAATTATCCGCCACCTTGGCTCTGGAGGAATGGCAACTGTCTATTTAGCCTATGATCCGATTTTGGAACGGGAGGTCGCCATTAAATTCCTCCGCATTGGGACTTCGGATATGGATGACGCAACCCGACGTTTCAAACGGGAAGCCATGTCGATTTCAGAAGTGAACCATCCCAATATTGTCAATATTTACGATGTCGGTGACGATGATGATGGCCACTATATCGTGATGGAATACATTGAGGGAATTGACCTTAAACAATTTATTCGCGAAAATCATCCCATCAGTAAAGAAACTTATCAAGGGATCATGATGCAAATCCTGGCTGGGGTCGAATGTGCCCATCGTAAGGGGATTATCCACCGGGACTTAAAACCGCAAAATATCATGATTAAACCCGATGGCCAGGTAAAAATCATGGACTTTGGGATTGCCTTGGTTTCAACGGAAACCTCGATTACCCAGACCAATACTATTATTGGCTCGGTCCACTACCTCTCCCCAGAACAAGCTCGGGGGTCGATGGCTAGTTACCAATCCGATATCTATAGTTTGGGGATTGTTTCCTTTGAAATGCTCACTGGCCAGGTGCCCTTTGACGGGGAATCAGCCGTTAGCATAGCCATCCAACATTTCCAGGAATCCCTACCGGATATTAATCAATTCCGTTCCGATATCCCCCAAGCCATGCAAAATGTTATTATGAAGGCAACGGCCAAGGAAGCTAATGAACGCTATCAGACTTGCGAACAGATGCGGCAAGATTTAGCGACCTGTCTGGATCCCAGCCGGGCCAATGAAGCACCATTTACGCCTTCATTGATGAAGAATGAAACCATTGTTATGGCTAAGGACGCGATCGAAAAACAAATTACTGACGAGACTAAGGTCACTCCCCAAGCCAAGCCAGAGTCCAAAGAGACGGCTCAAGCGACCAAGGCCATGCCGCTCGGTGCCGGCTTAGCGAGTCAAAAGGCAGAGGCCCAAAGTGAGCCAAAAGTAAAAGCAGCTCCGCCAAAAACATCCAGTCGGTCCAAGCGGAAATGGCCTTGGTTCATTGGGGGGCTCTTGGCCATCTTACTGCTTCTCGGCGTCTTTGTCTTTGGCCAGGGGCAAAGTCAACCGGTCCCTGATTTAACCAATATGACCGAAGACCAGGCCCGTAATAGCCTGGTCAATAATAGCTTTAGCCTGGGTGAGAGTCATCAAGAATATAGCGACCAGGTGGAAAGCGGGCGAGTGATCCGGACCGATCCGAGTAGTGGGCGGAAGGTCAAGGCTGACCAGCCCATTGACCTCTATATTAGCCAGGGTAAGGAACCTATTGAAATTCCTAACTACCAAGGACAGACCCTAGAACAGGCTAAAAAAGATGCTGAGAAGAAGGGTTTCTCCGTAAGTAGTGAAGAAGTCTATAGTGAAGAGGTAGAAAAGGGTAAAGTGATTTCCCAAAATCCAGCTCCGGGTGCTAGTGTGGTGGCTAGTGAAACCAACCTGCACTTGGTCGTGAGTCTGGGTAAGGAACCCTTAACGATGGCCAACCTGCAAGGTTTAAACCAAGCGGGCGTCCAACAATATGCCCAAAGTGTAGGCTTGAATGTCAGCTTTAATGAAGCAAATTCGGATTCTGTAGCTAAGGGCTTAGTGGTTTCCCAAAGTATCGCGCCTGGAGCCAACTTTAATCGCGGGGCGAATTTGACTGTGACCCTTTCTTTAGGGCCTGAGGAGGAGCCCACACATAGCTTCCGTCACACCATCACTATTCCTTACAAGGGCAAAAGATCTCGTGGAGATTCTGATGGTGAGTCTACTTCCCAACGGCAGGCAGCCAATGAGATTGAAATTTACATTGATGATTTAAACCATTCTTACAATGAAGTGGCTGATCACTTTACCATCACTGACGATAAGTCTTATACTTTGAGTTTTGAAACTGAGCCTAATAAAACCGCTCGTTTCAAGGTGGTTCGTGACGGCAAGACGATTTTAGAGAATCGAGTGAAACCAGGCGATGACTAA
- the rpe gene encoding ribulose-phosphate 3-epimerase, with protein sequence MKIAPSILNADTGRMREEVARIEEAGADWVHVDIMDGHFVPNLTFGAPMVEALRPHTKLFIDCHMMVDNPDDYIESLAQAGADSMTVHFEAVTHLHRTIQNIQFQGMKAAVALNPATPVSAITPILNMVDMVLVMTVNPGFGGQAFIPDMVEKMTELDQIRQEKGYHYQIQVDGGIDNTTIRQCYDQGVDVFVSGSYVYKGDSNQAIASLRDACC encoded by the coding sequence ATGAAAATTGCCCCAAGTATTTTAAATGCTGATACCGGTCGTATGCGTGAAGAAGTTGCCCGGATTGAAGAAGCTGGAGCAGACTGGGTTCATGTGGATATTATGGATGGCCATTTTGTCCCCAACCTCACATTTGGTGCACCCATGGTGGAAGCCCTACGTCCTCACACCAAACTTTTCATTGATTGCCATATGATGGTGGATAATCCAGATGACTATATCGAATCTTTAGCCCAAGCGGGAGCAGATAGTATGACGGTGCATTTTGAAGCGGTCACCCACTTACACCGGACCATTCAAAATATTCAATTCCAAGGCATGAAAGCTGCGGTGGCGCTTAACCCAGCAACTCCAGTATCAGCCATCACACCGATCTTGAATATGGTTGATATGGTCTTAGTCATGACGGTTAACCCAGGCTTTGGTGGCCAAGCCTTCATTCCCGATATGGTAGAAAAAATGACTGAACTGGACCAAATCCGTCAGGAAAAAGGCTACCATTATCAAATCCAAGTCGATGGAGGGATCGATAACACCACCATTCGTCAGTGCTACGACCAAGGGGTGGATGTCTTTGTTTCCGGTTCTTATGTCTACAAAGGGGATTCTAACCAAGCCATCGCTTCCTTGCGGGATGCTTGCTGCTAA
- the rsmB gene encoding 16S rRNA (cytosine(967)-C(5))-methyltransferase RsmB, which yields MEERVKLKSATHSNKPSGLKASARYQAMETLSLVYKGEAFVNQEVNQVLSHSRVGDSDRDLYTRLVYGSLQFHWTLQELLKQVLKRYKRTKKWLLALLELSAYQHYYLDAVPDHAIVDEAVRIAKKRGNQTLGRFTNGTLRNLFRTYPTIEDFISQQASDQAYVLSLETSLPVEWVNYFAQRFGMETTQQIAQAMVEPAQVNVRISRDYWQDQDKISQILADQGFPNQSSQIAPHQLKVKSGNPAQSELFEKGVITIQDEAASLAVDILNPKAGDRVLDACAAPGGKTVQLAEYVGERGQVLAFDIAENKLPLIADNVKRMHVDSQVSIQQGDASQLGEQFPAESFDGILVDAPCSGVGLFRRKPDTKLNKDFQDLKNLQKIQLEILNNVSPLLKKAGRLVYSTCTITAEENWQVVEEFLATHPDFALKAIGPEWQKVLKPSLINAACLEILPHHFNSDGFFVALLEKQS from the coding sequence ATGGAGGAGCGGGTCAAATTGAAGTCGGCGACACATTCCAATAAACCCTCAGGACTCAAAGCTAGCGCCCGCTACCAGGCTATGGAAACCCTAAGCCTAGTCTATAAGGGCGAGGCCTTTGTTAACCAAGAAGTCAATCAGGTGCTCAGCCACAGTCGGGTAGGAGACTCGGACCGAGATCTCTATACCCGGCTAGTTTACGGGAGTCTGCAATTCCATTGGACCCTCCAAGAACTCTTAAAACAGGTATTGAAACGCTATAAGCGGACCAAGAAGTGGTTGCTGGCTTTACTCGAATTATCAGCCTACCAGCATTATTATCTCGATGCCGTTCCTGACCACGCCATTGTGGACGAAGCCGTACGCATCGCTAAGAAGCGCGGTAACCAGACCCTGGGACGTTTTACCAATGGGACCCTGCGTAACCTCTTCCGAACCTATCCGACCATCGAGGACTTTATTAGCCAGCAGGCAAGCGACCAGGCCTATGTTCTTTCCTTAGAGACTAGCTTGCCAGTAGAATGGGTGAATTATTTTGCCCAACGTTTCGGTATGGAAACCACCCAGCAAATTGCCCAAGCCATGGTAGAACCGGCCCAGGTTAATGTGCGAATTAGTCGAGATTATTGGCAGGACCAGGATAAAATTAGTCAGATTTTAGCCGATCAAGGTTTTCCTAACCAAAGCAGTCAGATAGCTCCCCACCAGCTAAAAGTTAAATCCGGTAATCCAGCCCAATCTGAACTCTTTGAGAAGGGAGTTATTACCATTCAAGATGAGGCTGCCAGCCTGGCCGTCGACATCTTGAATCCCAAAGCTGGCGACCGGGTCCTAGATGCCTGTGCGGCACCCGGGGGCAAGACGGTCCAATTAGCTGAATATGTGGGCGAAAGGGGCCAGGTCTTAGCCTTTGATATTGCAGAGAATAAATTACCCTTAATTGCTGATAATGTTAAACGCATGCATGTCGATAGTCAGGTAAGTATCCAACAAGGAGATGCCAGTCAACTCGGAGAACAATTTCCAGCGGAAAGCTTTGACGGGATTTTAGTTGACGCTCCCTGTTCAGGCGTGGGTCTCTTCCGGCGCAAACCGGATACCAAGTTAAACAAGGATTTTCAAGATCTAAAGAATTTGCAAAAAATTCAATTAGAAATCTTAAATAATGTCAGTCCCCTACTAAAAAAGGCTGGTCGCTTGGTCTATAGTACCTGTACAATAACAGCAGAAGAGAACTGGCAAGTGGTCGAAGAATTTCTAGCGACTCACCCAGACTTCGCCCTCAAAGCCATTGGGCCTGAGTGGCAGAAAGTCTTAAAACCCTCTTTGATCAATGCTGCTTGCCTGGAAATCTTACCACATCATTTTAATAGCGATGGCTTTTTTGTCGCTTTATTAGAAAAACAAAGTTAG
- the fmt gene encoding methionyl-tRNA formyltransferase — protein sequence MKKIVFMGTPEFSVKSLQALIDHPDYEVSAVVTQPDRPVGRKHRLQASAVKEAAQAADIPVYQPEKISQDQELDQLLSQGDIDLIVTAAYGQFLPERLLNYPKYGAINVHASLLPKYRGGAPVHYAIWKGEKETGISIIRMVKKMDAGAILKQAAIPIDDQVTVAEMFDRLSELGSQVLLETLPALFNGTVTETPQNEAEATFSPNITREEERINWDNTAQEIHNQVRAFNSWPVAHTFFDDKRWKIWATEVLQDQETDQVPGTVIAIDKKPARFLVACGEGTVLAITEIQPAGKKAMDITSFINGGAGQIEVGDTFQ from the coding sequence ATGAAAAAAATTGTATTTATGGGGACGCCAGAATTTTCGGTGAAGAGTCTACAGGCCTTAATTGACCACCCTGACTATGAAGTGAGCGCCGTGGTTACCCAGCCTGACCGACCCGTGGGACGGAAACACCGCCTCCAAGCCTCAGCGGTTAAAGAAGCCGCCCAAGCAGCTGATATTCCCGTTTACCAACCTGAAAAAATCAGTCAAGACCAAGAGCTCGACCAACTACTCAGTCAGGGGGATATCGATTTAATCGTGACGGCTGCTTACGGGCAATTTTTACCCGAGCGTTTATTGAATTATCCTAAATACGGAGCCATTAATGTTCATGCCAGCCTCCTACCCAAGTACCGGGGTGGGGCACCCGTCCACTACGCCATCTGGAAGGGAGAAAAGGAGACCGGGATAAGTATTATTCGTATGGTTAAGAAAATGGACGCTGGAGCAATTCTAAAACAAGCGGCTATTCCTATTGATGACCAAGTCACCGTTGCGGAAATGTTTGACCGCTTGAGTGAACTGGGGAGTCAAGTATTGCTAGAAACCTTACCCGCTCTCTTTAATGGGACAGTGACTGAGACTCCTCAAAATGAAGCGGAAGCGACTTTTTCACCTAATATCACCCGAGAAGAGGAACGAATCAACTGGGACAATACTGCCCAAGAAATCCATAACCAAGTTCGGGCCTTTAATAGCTGGCCGGTGGCTCACACTTTCTTTGATGATAAACGCTGGAAGATCTGGGCAACTGAAGTGCTTCAAGACCAAGAAACTGACCAAGTCCCAGGGACAGTGATCGCTATTGACAAGAAACCGGCCCGTTTCCTAGTGGCTTGCGGAGAGGGAACCGTTTTAGCTATTACTGAAATCCAACCAGCAGGGAAGAAGGCCATGGATATTACGAGTTTTATTAATGGAGGAGCGGGTCAAATTGAAGTCGGCGACACATTCCAATAA
- a CDS encoding thiamine diphosphokinase, with protein MIQRIIAVGSSIAHLDNPIIASYKNDPQVAWVGIDRGARELLRAGLPLNLAVGDFDSVTAEERQAIQEAAQKCIVLPSEKNDTDTEAALTEMIKNWPQAEHIIFYGMLGGRLDHTLNNLWMAYQDRFQSVISRLEFVSDTNTVRFLEPGDHTIYPYEGMTYLSLISMGPISGLTLKDVKYRLEDFASDNPRSFISNEFLPDGRPMSLSFSTGLLMVLQTRDAH; from the coding sequence ATGATTCAACGTATTATTGCTGTGGGGAGTTCAATTGCTCATTTGGATAATCCCATTATTGCTAGTTACAAAAATGACCCCCAAGTGGCCTGGGTGGGGATAGACCGGGGGGCGAGAGAGTTGCTCCGCGCCGGCTTACCTCTCAACCTAGCTGTGGGGGACTTTGATTCGGTGACCGCGGAGGAAAGACAAGCGATCCAAGAAGCGGCCCAGAAATGTATTGTCTTACCCAGTGAGAAGAATGATACTGATACTGAAGCTGCTCTCACGGAAATGATAAAAAATTGGCCCCAGGCGGAACATATCATTTTTTATGGCATGCTGGGTGGTCGACTCGACCATACCCTTAATAACCTTTGGATGGCCTACCAAGACCGTTTTCAGTCGGTCATCTCTCGTTTAGAATTTGTTTCCGATACCAACACGGTTCGCTTTTTGGAGCCTGGTGATCATACCATTTATCCCTATGAGGGCATGACCTATCTTTCTTTGATCTCTATGGGGCCCATCAGCGGGCTGACCTTAAAAGACGTTAAGTACCGCTTAGAGGACTTTGCTTCTGATAACCCGCGGTCATTTATTTCTAATGAGTTTCTCCCTGATGGCCGGCCCATGTCCTTAAGCTTTTCTACGGGACTCTTGATGGTCTTACAAACCAGGGATGCTCACTAG